A single Desulfovibrio gilichinskyi DNA region contains:
- a CDS encoding GumC family protein: protein MQQSSDIAYYLDVVKRRKLQFLVPAAIVFSLVVLLAFILAPVYKSTATILIEDQEIPQDLVQTTVTGFVEERLQSISQVVLSHGNLLNIIKEFDLYSDLVGKYTTEEIIFKMRDDIKLEPITAEVTNQYSGRPSSATVAFTLSYEGRHPQKVAQVANILTSLFLKENLKEREKKAKSTFDFLELQLAELRSEILELESKIAKFKESHVNELPELLVHNMNSMERLQRDMDKVQEQVASLKNRKVYLQGQLASIDPNLRIISNEGKRFATSKEELERLRREYITLTSKYSELYPDVVALKRQITSLEKKVDTVGNLDGIQRQIKDKEQDLSVLSKKYSDKHPEIIILRKQIDALNERLEDESMQDHLFESAGSVPDNPGYIQIQTQIASTELEIAEAERVYAGLAHDYSGYQKRVVDTPQVEQGYKILLRDYDNAQRKYQETNSRLMSAREAKGLEQSQLAERFTLIDPPIVPEKPIRPNRIALVLVGFVLALGIGVGVGTFLEFMDRSIRRSEELSDIVKLPILAIIPYWESYTEAKAITNRKWLIILSVFSAIVLVLVGIHLFYMPLDIIAVKVIRKVVLNF from the coding sequence ATGCAACAAAGTTCAGATATTGCATATTATTTAGACGTAGTGAAACGTAGGAAATTACAGTTTCTTGTTCCTGCAGCGATTGTTTTTTCTCTGGTTGTTCTTTTAGCTTTTATTTTGGCACCCGTTTATAAATCAACGGCTACAATTCTTATTGAGGATCAGGAAATTCCACAAGACTTGGTACAGACAACAGTTACCGGTTTTGTAGAAGAACGGTTGCAGTCAATTTCTCAGGTTGTTTTGAGCCATGGTAATCTGCTTAATATTATTAAAGAATTTGATCTATATTCTGATTTAGTAGGTAAATATACTACTGAAGAGATTATTTTTAAAATGCGTGATGATATTAAGCTTGAACCGATTACTGCTGAAGTTACAAATCAGTATTCCGGTCGTCCTTCAAGTGCCACTGTCGCTTTTACTTTATCGTATGAAGGGCGGCATCCTCAGAAAGTTGCACAGGTTGCAAATATTCTTACTTCACTTTTTTTAAAAGAAAATCTCAAAGAGCGTGAAAAGAAAGCAAAGTCGACTTTTGATTTTCTTGAGCTTCAGCTTGCAGAGCTGCGCTCTGAAATTCTTGAATTAGAATCTAAGATTGCTAAATTCAAAGAAAGTCACGTTAATGAATTGCCAGAGTTGCTTGTTCACAATATGAACAGCATGGAGCGGTTGCAGCGTGATATGGATAAAGTTCAGGAGCAGGTTGCATCTCTTAAAAACCGCAAAGTTTATCTTCAGGGGCAGTTAGCCAGTATTGATCCGAACTTAAGAATTATATCCAATGAAGGTAAACGGTTTGCAACATCTAAAGAAGAATTAGAGAGACTTCGCAGGGAATATATTACTCTTACCTCTAAGTATTCTGAACTTTATCCAGATGTTGTTGCTCTCAAACGTCAAATTACCTCACTTGAGAAAAAAGTGGATACCGTTGGAAATCTTGATGGTATTCAGCGTCAGATAAAAGATAAAGAACAAGATCTTAGTGTGTTGAGTAAGAAATATTCCGATAAGCATCCAGAAATTATTATACTAAGAAAACAGATTGATGCACTTAATGAACGGCTTGAAGATGAATCTATGCAGGACCATCTTTTTGAATCAGCAGGGTCTGTACCGGATAACCCCGGGTATATTCAGATTCAAACTCAGATAGCTTCAACTGAACTTGAGATTGCGGAAGCTGAAAGAGTTTATGCCGGTTTAGCTCATGACTATTCAGGTTATCAGAAGCGGGTTGTGGATACTCCTCAGGTTGAGCAGGGGTACAAAATCCTTTTACGTGATTATGATAATGCTCAGAGAAAGTATCAGGAAACCAATTCAAGGTTGATGTCCGCCCGTGAAGCAAAAGGGCTTGAACAAAGTCAGCTTGCGGAAAGGTTCACTTTAATTGATCCACCTATTGTTCCTGAAAAACCGATTCGTCCTAATCGAATTGCGCTGGTTCTGGTGGGTTTTGTTCTTGCTCTCGGGATCGGGGTCGGCGTTGGAACTTTTCTTGAGTTTATGGATCGTTCCATCAGACGTTCTGAAGAGCTGTCAGATATTGTTAAATTACCAATTCTTGCAATTATTCCATATTGGGAGAGTTATACCGAAGCCAAGGCAATTACCAACCGAAAATGGTTAATAATATTGTCTGTTTTTTCTGCAATTGTACTTGTTCTTGTGGGTATTCATCTTTTTTATATGCCACTTGATATTATTGCAGTTAAGGTAATTCGCAAGGTTGTTTTGAATTTTTAA
- a CDS encoding polysaccharide biosynthesis tyrosine autokinase produces the protein MSKLLKAVEKAKRNKRIEENESWIAKGDSHVEPLEVEDSIIEAIPVSKQMPKANAKTCVAGPYCNVTKDNEKDGTSCMVPSSFFKDDLVLDELNLAKNRILTRNSSPMFTDIYNLLRTQILHRTKKKGHNVLMVTSAMPGEGKTITSINLAISLAREVDQFALLVDTDMRDPSIHKYLGIEVERGLTDHLLHDIPVPDLLIKPGINKLSFLPAGDPIRGSTEILGSPKLQDLIIEMKERYPDRYVIFDCPDLLHAPDALVFSSYVDGIIFVVEAGKTSRENVQKAMNLLEGRNVVGVVLNKTDKESLDVK, from the coding sequence ATGAGCAAGTTGCTCAAAGCTGTTGAGAAAGCCAAACGGAATAAAAGAATTGAAGAAAATGAGAGTTGGATTGCAAAGGGAGATTCTCATGTAGAGCCTCTTGAAGTGGAAGATTCAATCATAGAGGCAATTCCGGTTAGCAAGCAAATGCCTAAGGCTAATGCTAAAACTTGCGTTGCTGGGCCATATTGTAATGTTACTAAAGATAACGAAAAAGATGGAACCTCGTGCATGGTTCCAAGTTCTTTTTTTAAAGACGACCTTGTTCTTGATGAACTTAATCTTGCTAAAAATAGAATTTTAACAAGAAACAGCAGTCCTATGTTTACGGATATTTACAACCTTCTCAGGACTCAGATTTTACATAGGACGAAGAAGAAAGGGCATAATGTTCTTATGGTTACCAGTGCTATGCCCGGCGAAGGTAAAACTATCACTTCCATTAATCTTGCCATCAGTTTAGCGCGTGAAGTTGATCAGTTCGCTCTTCTGGTCGATACTGATATGCGAGATCCTTCAATTCACAAATATCTTGGTATTGAAGTTGAGCGTGGACTGACAGATCATCTTTTACACGATATTCCAGTCCCTGATCTCTTGATAAAGCCGGGGATTAATAAATTATCATTTCTTCCTGCCGGAGATCCTATCAGAGGTTCAACTGAAATTCTCGGTTCGCCTAAGCTGCAGGATTTAATTATTGAAATGAAAGAAAGGTATCCTGACCGATATGTAATTTTTGATTGTCCTGATCTATTGCATGCACCGGATGCCCTTGTCTTTTCAAGTTATGTTGACGGGATTATTTTTGTTGTAGAAGCTGGTAAAACTTCACGAGAGAATGTTCAAAAGGCCATGAATCTTTTAGAAGGTCGTAATGTAGTCGGTGTTGTCCTGAATAAAACAGACAAAGAAAGTCTTGATGTTAAGTAG
- a CDS encoding TIGR00730 family Rossman fold protein, which translates to MHKSRQYVIDDLSMQESWRLFKIMAELVDGFDTMSDIGPAVSIFGSARVAPDQPLYEQTERLAKLLAESGYSVITGGGPGLMEAGNKGCFEAGGESIGLHIHLPFEQKSNPYLSLKSDYNYFFIRKLMFVKYALAYIAMPGGYGTLDELSEALVLIQTKRIKPFPIILMGTKFWGGLIDWFKTSLVADGFCSEENLDLFMVTDSPEEAVAHIKKHVII; encoded by the coding sequence ATGCATAAATCAAGACAATATGTTATCGACGATCTCTCCATGCAGGAGTCTTGGAGACTTTTTAAAATAATGGCTGAACTGGTCGACGGATTCGATACGATGAGTGACATCGGACCGGCTGTTTCAATATTCGGTTCCGCGCGCGTAGCACCGGATCAACCACTCTACGAGCAAACAGAACGCTTGGCAAAACTCCTTGCTGAATCTGGATATTCAGTCATAACAGGCGGTGGTCCTGGGCTTATGGAAGCAGGAAACAAAGGCTGTTTTGAAGCTGGCGGAGAATCAATAGGTCTGCACATTCACCTTCCTTTTGAACAGAAGTCAAACCCTTACCTGTCGTTAAAAAGTGACTATAATTACTTTTTTATCCGTAAATTAATGTTTGTAAAATATGCCTTAGCCTACATTGCCATGCCTGGCGGTTACGGAACACTTGATGAATTAAGTGAAGCTCTGGTCCTTATTCAGACAAAAAGGATTAAACCTTTCCCGATCATCCTTATGGGTACTAAATTCTGGGGCGGACTTATAGACTGGTTCAAAACAAGTTTAGTTGCTGACGGCTTCTGCAGTGAAGAAAACCTTGATCTTTTCATGGTGACAGATTCACCGGAAGAAGCTGTTGCACATATCAAGAAGCATGTAATAATTTAG
- a CDS encoding DUF4962 domain-containing protein, producing MRSKSLIVAAYCFIALLLFPVVSSAADYTVFKGHPRLYFNKSKLASLRALKNDPLYSTILNNVRIRSKALVGARVPNNLIRFDMNSLRRPADGLTNLAFYCTVSEDKISLSTAFDLIRTFCSDSNWAGNNDLGAAHTLFALSVAYDWLYDDLSSALRLMAKDSIAEHAEILYKCLNTRDIWWAQPRGFMQNHNYVNSAALAIAGIALYGQDPRAEKWLKTAEKNFDTVSSLLSPDGASHEGVGYWSYGTLWLLNYYMALEPAQGLEKVKLNPFFKNTAKFRLYASLPGFHYNIDYADSPLVDYKGPGAILRCLASIFNDGHAQWLAQRVEEEKRGRSILWQDYLWNNPDITPISPDTLPTFEWFDNLGILLSRSSWKDDASLAFFKAGPPQGLLAHSKGFYSGSHIHPDEGHFGFWSGRNPLAMDDGYVLKKLSTSHNILTFDKLGQLGEGGTWFQLADYKKGNVNVSKPNVNFGKNFQAVEVELSGYYPVSIRPKSWKRCIIVLNGTDMIIRDKVIPSGKTEVYYPLHLTRKARQMGGGICLDYGQGFALNFDGADSELSLRRYSILTRPMGKSIPRGGMLYSSTRTTSNLFSMLTILGKPTGNCAENKMIESFNRAKDSAVIVCKSGKYRINFSTLSVEKI from the coding sequence ATGCGGTCTAAGTCTCTGATTGTCGCTGCTTATTGTTTTATTGCCTTACTGTTGTTTCCTGTTGTTTCGAGTGCGGCAGACTACACTGTTTTTAAGGGACACCCTCGTCTTTATTTCAACAAGTCCAAGTTGGCATCACTTCGAGCTTTAAAAAACGACCCTCTTTATTCAACAATTTTAAATAATGTCAGAATCAGATCAAAAGCGTTAGTCGGAGCCCGTGTTCCAAACAATTTGATACGCTTTGACATGAACTCGCTTAGACGGCCAGCCGACGGGCTAACGAATTTAGCCTTCTATTGTACCGTTTCTGAAGATAAAATAAGTTTAAGCACAGCCTTTGATTTGATTAGGACTTTTTGTTCTGATTCAAATTGGGCAGGTAATAATGACCTTGGAGCGGCGCATACTTTGTTTGCACTCTCCGTTGCGTATGACTGGTTGTATGATGATCTTTCTTCTGCATTACGCTTGATGGCCAAAGATTCCATAGCAGAACATGCCGAGATTCTTTATAAATGCCTTAACACTAGAGATATCTGGTGGGCACAGCCTCGAGGGTTTATGCAGAATCATAATTATGTGAACTCTGCCGCTCTCGCCATTGCCGGTATTGCGCTGTACGGCCAAGATCCAAGAGCTGAAAAGTGGCTTAAGACTGCCGAAAAGAATTTTGATACTGTTAGTTCGTTGTTGTCTCCTGATGGAGCGTCTCATGAAGGCGTAGGGTATTGGAGCTATGGAACGTTGTGGTTGCTGAATTATTATATGGCATTAGAGCCGGCTCAAGGTCTTGAGAAAGTTAAATTAAATCCATTTTTTAAAAATACTGCAAAGTTCAGGCTTTACGCATCCTTGCCAGGTTTTCATTACAATATTGATTACGCAGATTCTCCATTGGTAGACTATAAAGGTCCTGGGGCTATTCTGCGTTGCCTTGCGTCTATTTTTAACGACGGGCATGCTCAGTGGCTTGCACAGAGAGTGGAGGAAGAGAAGCGAGGGAGGTCTATACTTTGGCAGGATTACCTTTGGAATAATCCTGATATAACCCCTATATCTCCTGATACTCTCCCCACTTTTGAGTGGTTTGATAATCTGGGAATTTTACTTTCGCGTTCTTCATGGAAAGATGATGCTTCTCTTGCTTTTTTTAAAGCCGGTCCCCCGCAAGGATTACTTGCACATTCAAAGGGTTTTTACTCAGGCTCTCACATTCATCCAGATGAAGGGCATTTTGGTTTTTGGTCCGGAAGAAATCCTTTAGCCATGGATGATGGTTATGTTTTAAAAAAGTTGTCAACGAGTCATAATATTTTAACTTTTGATAAATTGGGGCAGCTTGGTGAGGGTGGAACTTGGTTTCAACTTGCCGATTATAAAAAGGGCAATGTAAATGTCAGTAAACCGAACGTAAATTTCGGTAAGAATTTTCAAGCTGTTGAAGTAGAATTATCCGGTTATTACCCTGTAAGTATCCGGCCGAAGTCATGGAAAAGATGTATTATTGTTTTAAACGGTACAGATATGATTATTCGCGACAAGGTTATCCCATCAGGTAAAACCGAGGTTTATTATCCACTGCATTTAACCCGCAAAGCAAGGCAGATGGGCGGTGGTATTTGCCTTGATTACGGGCAGGGTTTTGCACTTAATTTTGATGGAGCCGATAGCGAATTGTCTTTGAGAAGGTATTCCATACTGACAAGGCCTATGGGCAAAAGTATTCCCCGGGGCGGGATGCTCTATTCTTCTACACGAACTACTTCAAATCTGTTTTCTATGCTTACTATTCTAGGCAAACCGACTGGAAACTGCGCGGAGAATAAAATGATAGAATCTTTTAATAGAGCAAAAGACAGTGCTGTGATTGTTTGTAAGTCAGGTAAGTATAGGATTAATTTTTCTACTTTGAGTGTTGAGAAAATTTAA
- a CDS encoding ExeA family protein: MYRKFYGLKEKPFNILPDPDFFYLSPWHQQAITHIEYGLMNGDSLILLTGDAGTGKTSIIYKLIVDMSEDTIVGVVFNTAVAGDAIVEMILRELQGPIPENPTPASCMAALQKFLLGIYAAEEKKVLLVLDEAQTLSDEALEQVRMISNLQAGKENLISILMVGQSGFRSRLRRARYSQIVQRIVVSAHLGRLREQEVNEYIYYRLRQGGVDDPSTIFTDEAVKKVYEYSHGVPRNINVICEGALIYGFADDIKPITAEVVENFSKERIEEGLLILPSTVDTYDSDITAEYIEDIQRRVASLEKSQDIVKRTLIRIIKTIKRFTLSK; encoded by the coding sequence ATGTATCGTAAATTTTACGGCTTGAAAGAAAAGCCCTTTAATATTCTTCCAGACCCGGATTTCTTTTATTTAAGCCCGTGGCATCAGCAGGCTATTACTCATATTGAGTATGGTTTGATGAACGGTGACAGTCTTATTTTGCTTACAGGTGATGCCGGTACCGGTAAAACCTCTATTATTTACAAGCTTATTGTAGATATGAGCGAGGATACTATTGTCGGTGTTGTTTTCAACACTGCTGTCGCCGGTGATGCTATTGTTGAAATGATTTTAAGAGAACTTCAAGGTCCTATTCCTGAAAATCCAACTCCTGCATCATGCATGGCTGCATTGCAGAAGTTTTTATTGGGTATTTATGCGGCGGAAGAAAAGAAAGTTCTGCTGGTGCTTGATGAAGCTCAGACTCTTAGTGATGAAGCTTTAGAACAAGTTCGTATGATTTCAAATCTTCAGGCCGGTAAGGAAAATCTGATTTCCATTTTGATGGTCGGACAATCCGGTTTTCGTTCTAGACTCAGGCGTGCCCGCTATAGTCAAATCGTACAGAGAATCGTAGTCAGTGCTCACTTGGGACGACTTAGAGAACAGGAAGTAAACGAATATATTTATTACCGGCTGCGTCAAGGCGGAGTTGATGATCCCTCTACAATTTTTACAGATGAAGCCGTAAAGAAAGTTTACGAATATTCTCATGGCGTACCAAGAAATATTAATGTTATATGTGAAGGGGCTCTGATTTACGGTTTTGCGGATGATATTAAGCCTATTACAGCCGAAGTCGTTGAAAATTTTTCAAAGGAACGGATTGAGGAGGGACTTCTTATTCTGCCCTCAACCGTGGATACATATGACAGTGATATTACGGCTGAGTACATTGAAGATATTCAGCGACGCGTTGCAAGCCTTGAAAAATCTCAGGATATAGTGAAACGTACTTTAATCAGGATCATTAAGACTATAAAGCGGTTCACCCTGTCGAAATAA
- a CDS encoding FkbM family methyltransferase, with the protein MQNLNPQKCKYPQILPISALAKLLLPILKLAGILTQRYGYRGIGRICLIFEKIFPPLIVKIVLSAKLVFEIDLRDYYWSRMIFKDFKYEPEILSFVKSVLPKDFAWIDCGANMGYWSVIISSMLPPDRVFAVEASPDSFKKLKRNWELNGSRFQIFHNAISDTDEKILLFDLRRRHAAARIIKSEKEAQGRIVETKSITIDKLIRETPLNNYNGPIVLKLDIEGAEYAAINGAAKTFAKKNIIIIYECHGSDQECISTSFLLAQGHHKIFSLTSGFPEIHSISDAQAIKSIKCKGYNFVAVPAQFNFSKIKTESFLKDLQEIN; encoded by the coding sequence ATGCAGAATCTAAATCCCCAAAAATGCAAATACCCCCAAATATTACCTATATCCGCATTGGCAAAATTATTACTTCCAATTCTAAAGTTAGCAGGGATACTCACTCAAAGATATGGATACAGAGGAATCGGCAGGATATGTCTGATCTTTGAAAAAATATTCCCACCGTTAATAGTTAAGATAGTCTTATCTGCAAAACTCGTTTTTGAGATTGATCTGCGAGACTACTACTGGTCTAGAATGATTTTTAAAGATTTTAAGTACGAGCCTGAGATTTTATCATTTGTCAAAAGTGTCTTACCTAAAGATTTTGCGTGGATCGATTGTGGGGCCAACATGGGCTATTGGAGCGTGATTATTTCATCAATGTTGCCACCTGACCGCGTGTTTGCAGTTGAAGCATCACCAGATTCATTCAAAAAACTCAAGCGCAATTGGGAACTGAACGGTTCACGCTTTCAAATTTTTCACAATGCAATCTCAGACACTGATGAAAAAATTCTATTATTTGACCTCAGGCGTAGGCATGCCGCAGCGCGTATAATCAAATCAGAAAAAGAAGCTCAAGGACGGATAGTAGAAACAAAGTCTATAACAATAGATAAGTTAATCCGCGAAACCCCTTTAAATAATTATAACGGACCCATTGTCCTGAAACTTGACATTGAAGGCGCAGAATATGCTGCAATAAATGGAGCGGCTAAAACATTTGCTAAAAAAAATATAATTATAATTTATGAATGCCATGGATCAGATCAAGAATGTATATCAACATCTTTTCTATTAGCCCAAGGTCATCACAAAATATTTTCATTGACATCCGGATTTCCGGAAATTCATTCTATATCAGATGCACAGGCTATAAAATCCATTAAATGCAAAGGATATAATTTTGTGGCGGTACCAGCTCAGTTTAACTTTTCAAAAATTAAAACAGAATCATTTCTAAAAGATCTTCAAGAAATCAATTAA
- the rsmD gene encoding 16S rRNA (guanine(966)-N(2))-methyltransferase RsmD translates to MRLVSGKYGGRVIKTASGPGYRPATSKVRQAVFSMLESRGIEWDGLRAADMFAGSGSLAIEALSRGGEFSFFVEKNGRAAALIKTNLKDLGVPASEYKVLTADLFNVLSRPPEKPFDLIFIDPPYGYDLLPKALDSALENGWLADGGFVLAEVEAQVEPPHSVLIDELSLLSDKLYGQTRILLWRK, encoded by the coding sequence ATGAGATTAGTAAGCGGTAAATACGGCGGGAGAGTTATCAAAACCGCCAGCGGTCCCGGATATCGTCCGGCGACATCAAAAGTCAGGCAGGCTGTTTTTTCAATGCTGGAATCTCGCGGCATTGAGTGGGATGGCTTGCGTGCTGCGGATATGTTTGCCGGAAGCGGTAGTTTGGCTATAGAAGCACTCAGCCGCGGCGGTGAGTTCTCTTTCTTTGTTGAGAAAAACGGAAGGGCTGCGGCTCTGATTAAAACCAATTTAAAAGATCTAGGCGTACCCGCATCAGAGTATAAAGTTTTAACGGCGGATTTATTTAATGTGCTTTCAAGGCCGCCGGAGAAACCGTTTGATTTGATTTTTATAGATCCTCCTTATGGTTATGATTTGTTACCTAAAGCTCTTGATTCTGCCTTGGAAAACGGATGGCTGGCTGACGGAGGATTTGTTCTTGCAGAGGTTGAGGCGCAAGTTGAGCCGCCGCATTCAGTATTAATTGATGAGCTTAGTCTTCTTTCAGACAAGCTCTATGGTCAGACGAGGATATTATTATGGCGGAAGTAA
- a CDS encoding MBL fold metallo-hydrolase RNA specificity domain-containing protein, with amino-acid sequence MKITFMGAARTVTGSCYIIETENARFAVDCGLHQGNAEIEKRNRGISDYRVKDLDFILITHAHIDHTGLLPAAVRAGFNGPIYMTQPTRDLLDIMLLDSAHIQEMEAEWANRKRLRKGLAPISPIYEQKDAIATTPLMRTIQYGSTFEPAEGLTVNFKDAGHILGSAFIELWAKENGETIKVVFSGDLGHKDQLIVRNPSIVEKADYLLMESTYGDRNHKDSSNSLDELAEAIAWSYSNGEKVVIPAFAVERSQQLIYSLFLLYKAGKLPDDMPVYLDSPLAIKATEIFRNHPEYFDLDTKELLQNGENPLSLPNLKFTLDTESSQAINNTSGPAIVISASGMANAGRIKHHLRHNIWKKGASIVFVGYQGVGTPGRRIVNGAEDITIFGEKLKVEAKIFTINGFSGHAGQDEMIDWLKHFDKPSMKIILTHGEIKSQKVLSDRISKELGYEVHIAEYREELMLTPRGEMEPIVKGQAIQEIDWEFLLKDSEKLFGEFRGRLDKVKSQTFIGQTELRDRLLEINRQVIELISEL; translated from the coding sequence ATGAAAATTACTTTTATGGGCGCAGCTAGAACTGTAACCGGTTCCTGCTACATTATTGAGACTGAAAATGCCAGATTTGCAGTTGATTGCGGGTTGCATCAAGGTAATGCGGAAATTGAAAAGCGGAACCGCGGAATAAGTGATTACAGAGTTAAAGATCTGGATTTTATACTTATTACTCATGCCCATATTGATCATACCGGACTTTTACCTGCTGCTGTCAGGGCCGGTTTTAATGGTCCTATTTATATGACTCAGCCTACGCGCGACCTTCTGGATATTATGCTCCTCGACAGTGCCCATATTCAGGAAATGGAAGCCGAGTGGGCGAATAGAAAGAGACTTCGCAAGGGGCTTGCACCGATAAGCCCTATTTATGAGCAGAAAGACGCCATAGCGACAACTCCGCTGATGAGAACCATTCAGTATGGATCTACTTTTGAGCCTGCTGAAGGGCTGACAGTTAATTTCAAAGATGCCGGACATATCCTAGGTTCTGCCTTTATTGAACTTTGGGCAAAAGAGAATGGTGAAACTATAAAAGTTGTTTTCTCCGGCGACCTTGGACATAAAGATCAGCTGATTGTCCGCAATCCGTCCATTGTTGAAAAAGCCGATTACCTTTTGATGGAATCTACTTACGGAGATCGTAATCACAAGGATTCCTCAAACAGTTTGGATGAACTTGCCGAGGCTATTGCATGGAGTTATTCCAACGGTGAAAAAGTGGTTATCCCTGCTTTTGCGGTTGAGCGTTCTCAGCAGCTTATTTATTCACTTTTTTTACTGTATAAAGCCGGAAAACTTCCAGATGATATGCCGGTGTACCTTGATAGCCCACTTGCTATCAAAGCAACTGAAATTTTTAGAAATCACCCTGAATATTTTGACCTTGATACAAAGGAATTGCTGCAAAACGGGGAAAACCCTCTTTCGCTGCCGAATTTGAAATTTACACTTGATACAGAATCTTCACAGGCTATTAACAATACATCCGGACCTGCTATTGTAATTTCTGCAAGCGGCATGGCAAATGCCGGACGCATTAAGCATCACTTAAGGCATAATATCTGGAAAAAAGGTGCAAGCATCGTTTTTGTAGGATATCAAGGAGTTGGAACACCGGGGCGTAGAATAGTAAACGGTGCTGAAGACATCACTATTTTCGGCGAAAAACTCAAAGTTGAAGCTAAAATTTTCACCATTAACGGTTTTTCAGGACATGCCGGTCAGGATGAAATGATTGATTGGCTTAAGCATTTCGATAAACCGTCCATGAAAATAATTTTGACTCACGGCGAAATAAAAAGTCAGAAGGTTCTGTCAGACAGAATTTCTAAGGAACTTGGTTATGAAGTGCACATTGCGGAGTACCGCGAAGAATTGATGCTTACTCCGCGCGGTGAAATGGAACCGATTGTTAAGGGACAGGCTATTCAGGAAATTGATTGGGAATTCCTGCTCAAGGATTCAGAGAAATTGTTTGGAGAGTTCAGGGGGAGACTTGATAAAGTTAAGTCTCAGACATTTATCGGTCAGACTGAACTTAGGGATAGATTACTTGAAATTAACCGTCAGGTCATTGAACTGATATCGGAATTATAG
- a CDS encoding DMT family transporter: METKDQKKAYLYGLAAVLIWSTVASAFKIALSYMEPLQLLFYAVAFSTLTLLIILIVQKKIGQIAQMSISNILKCALPGILNPFLYYIVLFKAYSLLPAQEAQPLNYTWAITLSLLSIPLLGQKLSTRELAAIFTSYLGVVVISTHGNLLNIQFSNGFGVFLALLSTVLWALYWIYNTKSKSDPLIELFLHFCLGLPLVTIAMLIFTGPPPIELPAVLSAAYVGLFEMGITFALWLKALKLTEKTARISNLIFLSPFLSLVLIHFILGEEILPSTLIGLLFIVGGNIIQQTGRK; the protein is encoded by the coding sequence ATGGAAACAAAAGATCAGAAAAAGGCATATCTGTACGGACTGGCCGCAGTACTGATCTGGTCTACGGTTGCTTCTGCTTTTAAAATTGCACTTTCATATATGGAACCGCTGCAACTGCTTTTTTATGCAGTGGCCTTTTCTACATTGACCCTGCTGATTATTCTTATTGTTCAAAAAAAAATCGGGCAGATTGCACAAATGAGTATATCAAACATACTCAAATGTGCCCTGCCCGGAATATTAAATCCTTTTCTATACTATATAGTACTCTTCAAAGCTTACTCCCTGCTGCCTGCGCAAGAGGCGCAACCGCTCAACTACACATGGGCGATAACTCTGTCGCTACTTTCTATCCCATTATTAGGACAAAAACTAAGCACGCGCGAACTTGCAGCCATATTCACAAGCTATCTCGGCGTAGTAGTGATATCCACACATGGGAATCTGTTAAATATCCAGTTCAGCAACGGATTCGGGGTATTTCTTGCTCTCCTCAGCACCGTACTTTGGGCCTTATACTGGATTTACAATACCAAAAGTAAAAGTGACCCATTAATTGAGCTTTTCCTACACTTCTGTCTGGGATTACCTCTAGTCACGATTGCAATGCTTATTTTTACCGGCCCGCCGCCTATTGAACTGCCTGCCGTACTTTCGGCTGCTTATGTAGGGCTCTTTGAAATGGGAATTACTTTTGCGCTATGGCTTAAAGCTCTAAAGCTCACCGAAAAAACAGCCAGAATCAGTAATCTGATATTCCTTTCACCGTTCCTGTCTCTCGTACTTATTCACTTTATTTTAGGGGAAGAAATTTTGCCATCCACTTTAATAGGGCTTCTTTTCATAGTCGGCGGGAATATCATTCAGCAGACAGGCAGGAAATAA